The following are encoded together in the Neomonachus schauinslandi chromosome 15, ASM220157v2, whole genome shotgun sequence genome:
- the GAS2L2 gene encoding GAS2-like protein 2: protein MPRPGGRGRRPGSLGPPVHSIRPFKSSEQYLEAMMEDLAEWLRDLYGLDINVANFLQVLETGLVLCQHANTITEAALAFLAEAPARAQRIPLPRAGVSCNEAAQPGTFQARDNVSNFIQWCRKEMGVQEVVMFETEDLVLRKNVKNVVLCLLELGRRAWRFGVAAPTLVRLEEEIDEELRQELALPPPDPPPPEPPARPPCHFRHLDQLVQSLVSRCTCPVQFSMVKVSEGKYRVGDSNTLIFIRILRNHVMVRVGGGWDTLSHYLDKHDPCRCTSLSHKAGSFQKPPAPPVQHEVRVQDGPSQPQPTMTISRSQSPLPPVDWKTYTSSGRKLRPPTSSTPRTHSKWGTEAGVPRETASFLRHQEKSPTPSWRQLPVGDSPLSPHSSSPHRGRDPRCTSSGKREERYSSEHPRGRTPTSWIHEETDSQGAHARAPTSQRFRAPEATAKRTPARGLSPPPRSSSPAKPMGLRPPPRGEAEGCSSQLREPAAVRSLSPVKGPAKIPVWLPPACPPTPGSSFPGIAGGGPMTELGSGPLPRAVPGDLPGCRHGDFSADARQGDQKLDIQVTAKAGRPWGLGPQEWEERYPPLSLGATKDQAIYHSLEEELLANMKLLEVGGACPQGTGSGVIPRSGVYVPSLGGRWPEPGGPYDKVIQELAQGPPPLLKVDLGAWKAASTGSLKLSVTTGPGSPKGKPGVRESGPKVKASLSAKGTGMKKGPAQGRQNCSAPTVSASLEAPTPSPSDPNSDKTQACPGKAKRTLRKPQRVPSIYKLKLRPRIRPRRDHRPGKQPSRIPRPLAYLHLGSARAPSRGRLVRALGRKGVGATLVDGASAGKEEEGKKREEPAAPLKSSPQPLEGIGLQQLDQAPLPPEDESWV from the exons ATGCCCCGGCCTGGGGGACGTGGGAGGAggcctgggagcctggggccACCGGTGCATAGCATTCGGCCCTTTAAGTCCAGCGAGCAGTACCTGGAAGCCATGATGGAGGACCTGGCCGAGTGGCTTCGGGATCTCTACGGGCTGGACATCAACGTGGCCAACTTCCTGCAGGTCCTGGAGACAGGCTTGGTGCTGTGCCAGCATGCCAACACCATCACTGAGGCCGCCCTGGCCTTCCTGGCTGAGGCACCTGCCCGAGCCCAAAGGATTCCCCTGCCTCGGGCTGGGGTTTCCTGCAACGAGGCCGCCCAGCCGGGTACCTTCCAGGCCCGGGACAACGTCTCCAACTTCATCCAGTGGTGTCGAAAGGAGATGGGCGTCCAAG AGGTGGTGATGTTCGAGACGGAGGACCTGGTGCTACGCAAGAACGTGAAGAACGTGGTGCTGTGCTTGCTGGAGCTGGGCCGCCGAGCCTGGCGCTTCGGCGTGGCGGCGCCCACCCTCGTGCGGCTGGAGGAGGAGATCGACGAGGAGCTGCGGCAGGagctggccctgcccccaccGGACCCGCCGCCGCCCGAGCCCCCCGCGCGGCCGCCCTGCCACTTCCGCCACCTGGACCAGCTG GTTCAGAGCCTCGTGAGCCGCTGCACGTGCCCAGTTCAGTTCTCCATGGTTAAAGTGTCTGAGGGGAAGTACCGCGTGGGGGATTCCAACACCCTCATCTTCATCCGG ATCCTCCGGAACCACGTGATGGTGCGCGTGGGGGGCGGCTGGGACACCCTCAGCCATTATCTGGACAAACATGACCCCTGCCGGTGCACGTCTCTCT CACACAAGGCGGGCAGTTTCCAGAAGCCCCCTGCCCCACCGGTGCAGCATGAGGTGAGGGTGCAGGATGGGCCCTCGCAGCCCCAACCAACGATGACTATCAGCCGTTCCCAGAGCCCGCTGCCCCCCGTGGACTGGAAGACATATACCTCTTCAGGCCGGAAGCTGaggccccccacctcctccactcCTAGAACCCACAGTAAATGGGGAACAGAGGCGGGAGTCCCCAGAGAGACAGCATCATTCCTGAG GCACCAGGAGAAGTCACCCACCCCATCTTGGAGGCAGCTGCCAGTGGGGGACAGCCCACTCAGCCCCCACTCCTCATCCCCCCATAGGGGCCGAGACCCACGGTGCACCTcctcagggaagagggaggagagataCTCCTCTGAACATCCCAGAGGAAGGACTCCCACATCTTGGATTCATGAGGAGACAGACAGCCAGGGAGCTCACGCCAGGGCCCCCACCTCCCAGAGATTCCGAGCCCCCGAAGCCACTGCCAAAAGGACACCAGCAAGAGGACTATCTCCGCCGCCTCGTTCCTCCAGCCCAGCGAAGCCCATGGGCCTCAGGCCACCACCCAGGGGTGAGGCTGAGGGTTGTTCTTCCCAGCTCAGGGAGCCAGCAGCTGTCCGCTCTCTGTCCCCTGTTAAAGGGCCCGCCAAGATCCCTGTCTGGctgccccctgcctgcccccccacTCCAGGAAGCAGCTTTCCAGGTATTGCAGGCGGAGGTCCCATGACAGAATTGGGGAGTGGCCCCCTCCCAAGGGCTGTCCCTGGGGACCTGCCTGGGTGCAGACATGGGGACTTCTCTGCGGATGCGAGACAAGGGGACCAGAAGTTGGACATCCAGGTGACAGCAAAAGCTGGGAGACCCTGGGGCCTGGGCCCACAGGAGTGGGAGGAGCGATATCCTCCCCTGTCCCTGGGTGCAACCAAGGATCAAGCTATCTACCATAGTCTTGAGGAGGAGCTTTTGGCCAACATGAAGCTGCTAGAGGTGGGGGGTGCCTGCCCCCAGGGCACAGGGTCTGGAGTCATCCCTCGAAGTGGAGTCTACGTCCCCAGCCTAGGTGGGCGGTGGCCTGAGCCTGGGGGTCCTTATGACAAAGTCATCCAAGAACTGGCTCAGGGCCCCCCACCTCTCCTTAAAGTGGACCTGGGAGCCTGGAAGGCAGCCTCTACAGGCTCCCTTAAGCTATCTGTTACCACTGGACCAGGAAGCCCAAAAGGGAAACCGGGAGTCAGAGAGAGTGGGCCAAAGGTAAAGGCAAGCCTGAGTGCCAAGGGTACCGGGATGAAGAAGGGACCAGCTCAAGGAAGGCAGAACTGCTCAGCCCCCACTGTGTCTGCCAGCCTAGAAGCCCCCACACCTTCACCCTCAGACCCCAATTCTGACAAAACCCAGGCATGTCCAGGCAAGGCCAAGAGAACACTCCGAAAGCCCCAGAGAGTCCCATCCATCTACAAGctgaagctgaggcccagaatcCGGCCCCGGAGAGACCACAGGCCTGGGAAGCAGCCTTCACGAATCCCCAGGCCACTGGCCTACCTCCACCTGGGTTCAGCCAGGGCACCCTCAAGGGGCAGGCTGGTGAGAGCACTGGGCAGAAAGGGAGTGGGGGCAACCCTGGTGGATGGAGCCtcagcagggaaggaggaggaaggaaagaagagggaagaaccAGCTGCCCCACTGAAGAGCAGCCCCCAGCCTTTGGAGGGCATAGGTCTCCAGCAGCTTGATCAAGCCCCACTCCCACCAGAGGACGAGTCCTGGGTCTGA